A window of Zingiber officinale cultivar Zhangliang chromosome 5A, Zo_v1.1, whole genome shotgun sequence contains these coding sequences:
- the LOC121979497 gene encoding serine carboxypeptidase-like 18: protein MVTYLPGFQGPLPFYLETGYVEVDQDHGGEFFYYFIESENNPAEDPLLLWLTGGPRCSAFSGLVFEIGGPLKFVTAEYNGSLPSLVYHPYSWTKVANIIFVDSPLGSGFSYSRKYEGYDANDTIWSEQASKFLLQWLVEHPQFISNPLYIAGDSYAGKIVPMVAKRILDGIDEGKEPLLNLQGYLIGNPSTGGKVDTNSKIPYAHNMGIISDDFFGIYMM from the exons ATGGTCACCTATTTACCTGGATTCCAAGGCCCCCTTCCCTTCTACTTAGAGACAGG GTACGTGGAGGTGGACCAGGACCACGGCGGTGAGTTTTTCTACTACTTCATCGAGTCGGAGAACAATCCGGCAGAGGACCCCCTGCTCCTTTGGCTGACCGGCGGGCCCAGGTGCTCTGCCTTCAGCGGATTAGTCTTCGAAATCGGTGG ACCCCTGAAATTTGTGACAGCCGAGTACAACGGGAGCTTGCCGAGCTTGGTCTACCATCCTTATTCCTGGACCAag GTAGCCAACATTATCTTTGTAGATTCCCCGTTGGGTTCTGGATTCTCATACTCAAGAAAATATGAAGGGTATGATGCCAACGATACTATTTGGTCCGAACAGGCTTCTAAGTTTCTTTTACAG TGGCTTGTTGAGCACCCACAGTTCATCTCCAATCCCCTCTACATTGCTGGGGATTCATATGCTGGAAAAATTGTACCTATGGTGGCCAAAAGAATATTGGATG GTATTGATGAAGGGAAAGAACCATTACTTAACCTCCAG GGTTACTTGATTGGCAATCCATCCACAGGTGGAAAAGTCGATACCAATTCTAAAATACCTTATGCTCACAACATGGGAATCATATCAGATGACTTCTTTGGG ATAtatatgatgtag